In the genome of Mycoplasmopsis pulmonis, one region contains:
- a CDS encoding MHJ_0274 family protein: protein MEYIVWVFFGLICVALIAYFIFSFIKDKKKQKKIRIQEKETEKKTHEKYQEYIFQINEVIDENKNLLDSFIASIGKMKMGEVTKKASLFLESIYNSRIYLAFFKDNLKYTKFVKNLSVIAKTKSNLWEKKCQSQLSFFKEEKEKITLDELTKPKLEKAIEIVKEHYYGKEQ from the coding sequence ATGGAATATATTGTATGAGTCTTTTTCGGTCTAATTTGTGTAGCATTAATTGCATACTTTATTTTTAGTTTTATTAAAGACAAAAAAAAGCAAAAAAAAATTAGAATTCAAGAAAAAGAAACTGAGAAAAAAACTCATGAAAAATATCAAGAATACATTTTTCAAATTAATGAAGTAATTGATGAAAATAAAAATTTACTTGATTCATTTATAGCTTCAATTGGAAAAATGAAAATGGGAGAAGTAACTAAAAAAGCCTCTTTATTTTTGGAGTCAATTTATAATAGTAGAATTTATTTAGCTTTTTTTAAAGATAATCTTAAATATACAAAATTTGTTAAAAACTTAAGTGTAATTGCAAAAACTAAATCTAATTTGTGAGAGAAAAAATGTCAAAGTCAACTTAGCTTTTTTAAAGAAGAAAAAGAAAAAATTACTTTAGATGAACTAACAAAGCCAAAATTAGAAAAAGCAATAGAAATTGTCAAGGAGCACTACTATGGCAAGGAGCAATAA
- the pgsA gene encoding CDP-diacylglycerol--glycerol-3-phosphate 3-phosphatidyltransferase: MARSNKISFVPNLLTIFRLILALPYIVLFSLLTGSFWKSCDQYISILISLIVIFALSMLSDFLDGYIARKTNSISNFGKLFDPIADKIIISTTLIFFALLNYTYVALTVVFIIRDLVVDGSRNLAAKNNLKIEASIWGKLKTIMQIVAIFSIFGGVLFANNLNWQNFKILINIPMYIALFVSIVSGFLYFLPIVPYLKK; this comes from the coding sequence ATGGCAAGGAGCAATAAAATTAGTTTTGTTCCAAATCTTTTAACAATTTTTAGACTTATACTTGCTCTTCCTTATATTGTTTTATTTTCACTTTTGACTGGCTCTTTTTGAAAAAGTTGTGATCAGTATATTTCAATACTAATAAGTCTTATAGTAATTTTTGCTTTGTCAATGTTAAGTGATTTTTTAGATGGATATATTGCAAGAAAAACAAATTCTATTTCAAATTTTGGAAAGCTTTTTGATCCTATAGCAGACAAAATTATCATTAGCACTACATTAATATTTTTTGCGCTTTTAAATTACACTTATGTTGCTTTAACAGTTGTTTTTATAATTAGAGATTTAGTGGTAGATGGATCTAGAAATTTAGCTGCAAAAAATAACTTAAAAATTGAAGCATCAATTTGAGGAAAATTAAAAACAATTATGCAAATAGTAGCTATTTTTTCTATTTTTGGCGGTGTTTTATTTGCAAATAATTTGAATTGGCAAAACTTTAAAATTTTAATAAATATACCAATGTACATTGCTTTATTTGTATCTATTGTTTCTGGGTTTTTATATTTTTTACCAATAGTGCCATATTTAAAAAAATAA
- the ychF gene encoding redox-regulated ATPase YchF, with amino-acid sequence MSLKAGIVGLPNVGKSSLFSAITKKSVESANYAFTTIEPNIASVELIDKRLQKLAKLANSKKIIYATFDFVDIAGLVAGASKGEGLGNKFLANIREVDAIIHVVRCFENNDVLHVGGKIDPVFDAETINLELILADLQSVENILNRIKKRALSSNDATVKKEYELLNKIKEALSNQKLAISINLNQEEKDLIKSHQLLTMKPQIFVANIGLNDLDNLDKNQNYQKLLKFAQEQNFMTIPICIKIETELSSIENEEEKNEMMQAMNIEDSSINILARKAFELLDLETFFTVGKVEARAWVYKKNSLAPQCAGIIHSDFEKKFIKAEVISYKDFIEAGSEQNAKENGKMRLEGKNYLMQDGDICHFKFGK; translated from the coding sequence ATGTCATTAAAAGCAGGAATAGTTGGTCTTCCAAATGTAGGTAAAAGTTCGCTTTTTTCAGCTATTACTAAAAAAAGTGTTGAATCAGCAAATTATGCTTTTACAACTATAGAACCTAACATTGCAAGTGTTGAGTTAATTGATAAAAGATTGCAAAAATTAGCCAAGTTGGCTAATTCAAAAAAAATAATTTATGCAACTTTTGATTTTGTCGACATTGCAGGATTGGTAGCTGGAGCTTCAAAAGGTGAGGGACTAGGAAATAAGTTTTTAGCAAACATCAGAGAAGTTGATGCCATCATTCATGTTGTAAGATGTTTTGAAAACAATGATGTTTTACATGTTGGTGGAAAAATTGATCCAGTTTTTGATGCCGAAACTATTAATTTAGAACTTATCTTAGCTGATCTTCAAAGTGTTGAAAATATTTTAAATAGAATTAAAAAAAGAGCTCTTAGTTCAAATGATGCTACAGTCAAAAAAGAATATGAACTTTTAAACAAAATTAAAGAAGCTCTTTCTAATCAAAAATTAGCCATTTCAATTAATTTAAATCAAGAAGAAAAAGATCTAATTAAATCACATCAACTTTTAACAATGAAGCCTCAAATTTTTGTAGCAAACATCGGTTTAAATGATCTTGATAATTTGGATAAAAATCAAAATTATCAAAAACTTTTAAAATTTGCTCAAGAGCAAAATTTTATGACAATTCCAATTTGTATTAAAATTGAAACTGAGCTTTCTAGCATTGAAAATGAAGAAGAAAAAAATGAAATGATGCAAGCTATGAATATTGAAGATTCAAGTATTAATATTTTGGCAAGAAAAGCTTTTGAACTACTTGATTTAGAAACTTTTTTTACAGTAGGTAAAGTTGAAGCTCGAGCTTGAGTTTACAAGAAGAATTCTTTAGCTCCTCAGTGTGCAGGAATTATTCATAGTGACTTTGAGAAAAAGTTTATTAAAGCCGAAGTTATTTCATACAAAGACTTTATCGAAGCTGGTTCTGAACAAAATGCAAAAGAAAATGGTAAAATGCGTCTTGAGGGTAAAAACTACCTTATGCAAGATGGTGACATTTGTCATTTTAAATTCGGTAAATAA
- a CDS encoding transcription antitermination factor NusB, whose protein sequence is MEKIINSELPSIYRDKRLSRFLMICEIYKWYLSESNLDINDDFVNQAFSLEENKVLKLILKNKTKFENLISKFLKSNSLKWEQILPLIKAIILFFSVQISLQDLDGPVLISEALEISKDLIYEKKEVAFINAILDKISKFFKELNDYKGNKKESKI, encoded by the coding sequence ATGGAAAAGATAATTAATTCAGAACTTCCTAGCATATATAGGGATAAGAGGCTTTCAAGATTTTTAATGATTTGCGAAATTTACAAATGATATTTATCTGAAAGTAATTTAGATATTAATGATGATTTTGTAAATCAAGCCTTTTCACTTGAAGAAAATAAAGTACTTAAATTAATATTAAAAAATAAAACTAAATTTGAAAATTTAATTAGTAAATTTTTAAAATCAAATAGCTTAAAATGAGAGCAAATTTTGCCTTTGATTAAAGCCATCATTTTATTTTTTTCAGTTCAAATTAGTTTGCAAGATCTTGATGGACCAGTGCTTATTTCTGAGGCACTTGAAATTTCAAAAGATCTAATATATGAAAAAAAAGAAGTAGCTTTTATTAATGCTATTTTAGATAAAATATCAAAATTTTTTAAGGAATTAAATGACTATAAAGGAAATAAAAAAGAATCTAAAATCTAG
- a CDS encoding TlyA family RNA methyltransferase, with translation MTLKEYLISLDKNEKEAVGLILSSKVKVNDEFVLLPSYLVKQNDIIEIVNVKEYVSRGAYKLLQAIEDFKLDFKDKIVLDIGSSTGGFSQVALINGAKKVYALDSGTNQLDYKLRILDNVVVYENTNLKNINPKMFEEQLDICVCDVSFISLKEVFKVLQSVLKKNKSLMALIKPQFEAPKNLVEKGGYVNVKYHEEIINKVINFAHDYEFELVQFFPSKTPGKKAKNIEYISLFRKA, from the coding sequence ATGACATTAAAAGAGTATTTAATTTCGCTTGATAAAAATGAAAAAGAAGCTGTTGGTTTAATACTTTCTTCCAAAGTAAAAGTCAATGATGAATTTGTTTTACTTCCTTCTTATTTGGTAAAACAAAATGACATTATTGAAATAGTTAATGTTAAAGAATATGTCTCAAGAGGAGCTTATAAATTACTTCAAGCAATAGAAGATTTTAAATTAGACTTTAAAGACAAAATTGTTCTTGATATAGGCTCTTCTACTGGAGGCTTTAGCCAAGTGGCTTTAATCAATGGAGCCAAAAAAGTTTATGCTCTTGATTCAGGGACAAATCAACTTGATTATAAATTAAGAATTTTAGACAATGTTGTAGTTTATGAAAACACCAATCTAAAAAATATAAATCCAAAAATGTTTGAAGAGCAGCTTGACATTTGTGTTTGTGATGTTTCCTTTATTAGCCTAAAAGAAGTTTTTAAAGTACTTCAGAGTGTTTTGAAAAAAAATAAGAGCTTGATGGCTCTTATTAAACCTCAATTTGAAGCGCCAAAAAATTTAGTTGAAAAAGGTGGATATGTAAATGTTAAATATCATGAAGAGATAATCAATAAAGTAATTAATTTCGCTCATGATTATGAATTTGAATTAGTTCAATTTTTCCCATCAAAAACACCTGGAAAAAAAGCTAAAAACATTGAATACATCTCTCTTTTTAGAAAGGCTTAA
- the trmB gene encoding tRNA (guanosine(46)-N7)-methyltransferase TrmB — MRLRNNKNAKLELESCENVIKNFPFKVEKNSTLEIGMGKGQMLIELAQKNPQKIFVGIEKYPTVALIAAKKAKKLELNNFFIIVDDVENALDFFEGTFDLIWLTFSDPWPKKRHYKRRLTYEKFLKIYSKILSENGLIKLKTDNDDFFQWTLESLEKNGLNIINKTSDLEKSEFAKDNVKTSYEQKFVSLGKNINFVEFSFKK; from the coding sequence ATGAGACTAAGAAATAATAAAAATGCTAAATTAGAGCTTGAAAGCTGTGAAAATGTAATTAAGAATTTTCCTTTTAAAGTTGAAAAAAATTCAACTTTAGAAATTGGTATGGGTAAAGGTCAAATGCTCATTGAACTAGCTCAAAAAAATCCACAAAAAATTTTTGTAGGAATTGAAAAATATCCCACTGTTGCACTAATAGCCGCTAAAAAAGCAAAAAAGCTTGAGTTAAATAATTTTTTTATCATTGTTGATGATGTAGAAAATGCATTGGATTTTTTTGAAGGAACTTTTGATTTAATTTGACTTACATTTTCAGATCCTTGACCTAAAAAACGCCACTATAAAAGAAGGCTTACTTATGAAAAATTTTTGAAGATCTATTCAAAAATTCTCTCTGAAAATGGTCTAATTAAATTAAAAACTGACAATGATGATTTTTTTCAATGAACTCTTGAGTCTTTAGAAAAAAATGGTCTAAATATTATTAACAAAACAAGTGATTTAGAAAAATCAGAATTTGCAAAAGATAATGTAAAAACTAGCTATGAACAAAAGTTTGTTTCACTAGGAAAAAATATAAATTTTGTTGAGTTTAGTTTCAAAAAATAA
- a CDS encoding aminotransferase class V-fold PLP-dependent enzyme, with translation MPNWKKIRAQFPMTKQNIIYFDSAAASFKHKNVIQSGNDYYKNYGISNRSSDSLIGLKVEEKIRQTREIIADFLNANNDEIIFTSGTTDSINKVSKMLLDVLEDGDEILLSTLNHSSNVLPWIELKKYRKIEVKFSSNLYSDINEKTKIVSYSQESNNFDFEEDLNKIYKHAKEYGALVINDAAQAIAHQKVSFDFCDVIAFSANKLFGPTGVGILAVKKEILDTLKPTHLGGGSVVKINFDGSFVLQNGVEKFESGTLNIAGIIQLKEAFIFIQKVGIENIFNRIKELSNYLYTKLNEIENIEIFNKKGSSLYLFNIKNINAQDIVHYLGTKNIILRSGVFCSYLSTIDKNVKSSARVSLGIYNSFEEIDKLVDELKNGGDFLDWI, from the coding sequence ATGCCTAATTGAAAAAAAATAAGAGCACAATTTCCAATGACAAAACAAAATATCATTTATTTTGATTCTGCTGCAGCTTCTTTTAAACACAAAAATGTAATTCAATCAGGAAATGATTACTATAAAAACTATGGTATTTCTAATAGAAGCAGCGATAGTTTAATAGGACTAAAAGTTGAAGAAAAAATAAGACAAACTAGAGAAATAATTGCTGATTTTTTGAATGCAAATAATGATGAAATAATCTTTACATCAGGGACCACTGATTCAATAAATAAAGTTTCAAAAATGCTTTTAGATGTTTTAGAAGATGGTGATGAAATTTTGCTTTCAACACTTAATCACTCTTCAAATGTTTTGCCTTGAATTGAACTTAAAAAATATCGAAAAATAGAAGTTAAATTCTCAAGCAATTTATATAGTGATATAAATGAAAAAACAAAAATAGTTTCTTATTCACAAGAGAGTAATAACTTTGATTTTGAAGAGGATTTAAACAAAATATATAAACATGCAAAAGAATATGGTGCATTAGTTATAAATGATGCAGCTCAAGCCATAGCACATCAAAAAGTTTCTTTTGATTTTTGTGATGTAATTGCCTTTAGTGCAAACAAACTTTTTGGTCCAACTGGTGTGGGAATTTTAGCTGTTAAAAAAGAAATTTTAGATACATTAAAGCCAACTCATCTAGGCGGAGGTTCGGTTGTTAAAATTAATTTTGATGGCTCTTTTGTTTTGCAAAACGGAGTTGAAAAATTTGAAAGTGGAACTTTAAATATTGCAGGAATTATTCAATTAAAAGAAGCTTTTATTTTTATTCAAAAAGTTGGTATTGAAAATATTTTCAATAGGATAAAAGAGCTTTCAAATTATTTATATACAAAACTAAATGAAATTGAAAATATTGAAATTTTTAATAAAAAAGGTTCTTCATTATATTTGTTTAATATCAAAAATATCAATGCCCAAGATATAGTTCATTATTTAGGAACTAAAAATATCATTTTAAGAAGTGGTGTTTTTTGTTCTTATCTTTCAACTATAGATAAAAATGTAAAATCATCAGCTAGAGTTTCACTTGGAATATACAATAGTTTTGAAGAAATAGATAAACTTGTTGATGAGTTAAAAAATGGTGGAGATTTTCTTGATTGAATTTAA
- the sufU gene encoding Fe-S cluster assembly sulfur transfer protein SufU — translation MTKLNENEKRKLIMKHYEFPINLDKNLDEKTANQIYSSSCADSISIKLEIDKNIVKNISFNGSGCAIFISSTDLLLEQIKNKNIDEVLDIIENYKNMINAKENVKDDKLGNLVIFENVKKHLNRAKCASLTADFIEEKLKKHSS, via the coding sequence ATGACAAAATTAAATGAAAATGAAAAAAGAAAATTAATAATGAAACATTATGAGTTTCCTATTAATTTGGACAAAAATTTGGATGAAAAAACAGCAAATCAAATTTATTCTTCTTCTTGTGCTGATTCAATAAGTATCAAATTAGAAATAGATAAAAACATAGTTAAAAATATCTCTTTTAATGGTTCAGGATGTGCAATTTTTATCTCAAGTACAGACTTGCTTTTGGAACAAATAAAAAATAAAAACATTGATGAAGTTTTAGACATAATTGAAAATTATAAAAATATGATTAATGCCAAAGAAAATGTAAAAGATGACAAACTTGGAAATTTAGTTATTTTTGAAAATGTTAAAAAACATTTAAATAGAGCTAAGTGTGCATCATTGACAGCTGATTTTATTGAAGAAAAACTAAAAAAACACTCTAGTTAA
- a CDS encoding MYPU_1760 family metalloprotease — protein MEKKDKSWIWALGLVSAVFAIIFVLVVGYGTYEFFIKDFQAKVQKKIIIPPLNKAPKIQYESKVTGIKYETFSHGQIDGVDQFFFTQEELEKVDKEIFEKLSFGPEIFALRKISFNDTEVLDPKAKGQYIPITREIYVSVTSEADLNLSFEQKLAAIMPTIFHEYMHHFSNEYLKSGSEVNDKNTQLVDKTGEQNELTLWNRKFVETFQQALRYTDNQQNRTIISQNKSNPNFIGNYYSASDLYKIANSQDTRGLNSAIDEIPLNFKIDPRTHSQHFNKNFDRNFTRKEIQYYYSQEELVPREFQKIAYLPYYNSQKTTNPELKNEDDEFSQDGFGVLRKLTSSVTPNAFAFDWSRTAILNGNPTLHKNENVVLGDNFFLNNPYGGNIVSFKKDIYGSVFRTYNEKAFMKNTVNEFYNAFLEAMNYKSEISQLFVKNESNLESKSKAKVNPGKNNHFVRFTGFLTKEKAKKYKALVLTDEKGNIKRQSNLKFLTRNGDFTFKAKKNFNDTSHTLDPITSGYVTKDEEKVSYYTQDYIDLREGILGNINLDFNPNKTRSSLVYFWNDRNGDDQIQNDELEKPVVPNDLSREITTNRQDRTLENIITGKKDTYYIVNNNQGVRIVHK, from the coding sequence ATGGAAAAAAAAGATAAAAGTTGAATTTGAGCTTTAGGTCTTGTTTCAGCTGTTTTTGCTATAATTTTTGTACTTGTTGTTGGCTATGGAACTTATGAGTTTTTTATCAAAGACTTTCAGGCAAAAGTTCAAAAAAAAATTATAATACCCCCTTTGAATAAGGCTCCTAAAATTCAATATGAATCAAAGGTAACTGGAATAAAATATGAAACTTTTTCTCATGGACAAATTGATGGAGTAGACCAATTTTTTTTCACACAAGAAGAACTTGAAAAAGTTGATAAAGAAATTTTCGAAAAACTAAGTTTTGGTCCTGAAATTTTTGCTCTAAGAAAAATTTCTTTTAATGATACAGAAGTGCTTGATCCAAAAGCTAAAGGACAATATATTCCTATTACTCGTGAAATTTATGTAAGTGTTACTTCTGAGGCTGACTTAAATCTAAGCTTTGAGCAAAAACTAGCTGCAATTATGCCAACAATTTTCCATGAATACATGCACCATTTTTCAAATGAGTATTTAAAAAGCGGCTCTGAAGTAAATGACAAAAATACTCAATTAGTTGATAAAACTGGTGAGCAAAATGAGCTAACTTTATGAAATAGAAAATTCGTTGAAACTTTTCAACAAGCTCTAAGATATACAGACAATCAACAAAATAGAACAATAATTTCACAAAACAAAAGCAATCCAAATTTTATTGGAAATTATTATTCAGCTTCTGATTTATACAAAATTGCAAATAGTCAAGACACTAGAGGATTAAATAGTGCCATTGATGAAATACCTTTAAACTTTAAAATAGACCCAAGAACTCACTCTCAACATTTTAATAAAAACTTTGATAGAAACTTTACAAGAAAAGAAATTCAATATTACTATTCACAAGAAGAACTTGTACCTAGAGAGTTTCAAAAAATAGCTTATCTACCTTATTACAATAGTCAAAAAACTACAAATCCAGAATTAAAAAATGAAGATGATGAATTTTCTCAAGATGGTTTTGGAGTTTTACGTAAATTAACAAGTTCTGTTACACCTAATGCATTTGCTTTTGATTGATCAAGAACAGCAATTTTAAATGGCAATCCAACCTTGCACAAAAATGAAAATGTTGTCTTAGGAGATAATTTCTTTTTAAACAATCCTTATGGTGGAAATATTGTAAGTTTTAAAAAAGATATTTATGGCTCAGTCTTTAGAACTTATAATGAAAAAGCTTTTATGAAAAATACAGTCAATGAATTTTACAATGCATTTTTAGAAGCTATGAATTATAAAAGTGAAATATCACAACTTTTTGTAAAAAACGAATCTAATTTAGAATCAAAAAGTAAAGCTAAAGTAAACCCTGGAAAAAATAATCATTTTGTAAGATTTACAGGATTTTTAACAAAAGAAAAAGCAAAGAAATATAAAGCTCTTGTTTTAACAGATGAAAAAGGAAATATCAAAAGACAATCAAATCTAAAGTTTTTAACTAGAAATGGAGATTTTACCTTTAAAGCTAAGAAAAACTTTAATGACACTAGCCACACTTTAGATCCAATAACTTCAGGATATGTAACTAAAGATGAAGAAAAAGTTTCATACTATACTCAAGATTATATAGATCTTAGAGAAGGTATATTAGGAAATATCAACCTTGATTTTAATCCAAACAAAACTAGAAGCTCTTTAGTATATTTTTGAAATGATAGAAATGGCGATGATCAAATTCAAAATGATGAATTAGAAAAACCAGTTGTTCCTAATGATTTATCTAGAGAAATTACAACCAACAGACAAGATAGAACTTTAGAAAACATTATTACCGGAAAAAAAGACACTTATTATATAGTTAATAACAATCAAGGTGTAAGAATTGTTCACAAATAA
- a CDS encoding MAG6790 family protein, with translation MYQYKAILKSTREVVAEGHTIEDVEKSVKTYRRGQKRNQHTSAHVGVEIIHVLRDKKEGADHSKEKLIKII, from the coding sequence GTGTATCAATATAAAGCAATTTTAAAATCTACTAGAGAAGTAGTAGCTGAAGGCCACACTATAGAAGATGTTGAAAAATCAGTAAAAACTTATAGAAGAGGTCAAAAGAGAAATCAGCATACAAGCGCTCATGTAGGTGTTGAAATTATCCATGTTTTAAGAGATAAAAAAGAGGGAGCAGATCACTCTAAAGAAAAACTAATTAAAATAATTTAA
- a CDS encoding aminotransferase class V-fold PLP-dependent enzyme: protein MIDWNKIRKSFPFLKQGIIYFDSAANSLKPENVIDSVINYYRNFGLSNKNYGITPALKVEEEKQKTREILTNFLGIKMNEIFFTSGTPDSLDRISKMLLDVLEDGDEILLSELNHPSNVLPWIELKKYRKIEVKFSSNLYNDINEKTKVISYSQESNNFDFNEDLAKIYKKAKEYKSWVINDAAQAIAHQKVSFDFCDAFAFSSNKFYGPTGMGVLAVKNELLNFIKPVFVDKKSSIKINLDGYFVLQDSGEKFGSRSSNIAGLIQLKESFIFIQKVGIENIFNRIKELSNYLYTKLNEVENIEIFNKRGSSLYMFNIKGKKAEDIIDYLATKKIILRSAVFCCNLSPKCKGTKALARISLGMYNTFEEIDKFIEELKNIDL from the coding sequence ATGATTGATTGAAATAAAATAAGAAAGTCTTTTCCATTCTTAAAACAAGGGATAATTTATTTTGACTCAGCCGCTAATTCCCTTAAACCTGAAAATGTAATAGACTCTGTTATTAACTACTATAGAAACTTTGGACTTTCTAACAAAAATTATGGTATTACACCAGCTTTAAAAGTTGAAGAAGAAAAGCAAAAAACTAGAGAGATACTAACTAATTTTTTAGGTATAAAAATGAATGAAATTTTCTTTACATCAGGAACACCTGATTCATTAGATAGAATATCAAAAATGCTTTTAGATGTTTTAGAAGATGGTGATGAAATTTTGCTTTCAGAACTAAATCATCCTTCAAATGTTTTGCCTTGAATTGAACTTAAAAAATATCGAAAAATAGAAGTTAAATTTTCAAGCAATTTATACAATGATATAAATGAAAAAACAAAAGTAATTTCTTATTCACAAGAGAGTAATAACTTTGATTTTAATGAGGATTTAGCTAAGATATACAAAAAAGCAAAAGAGTATAAATCTTGAGTTATAAATGATGCAGCTCAGGCAATAGCACATCAAAAAGTTTCCTTTGATTTTTGTGATGCTTTTGCCTTTAGTTCAAACAAATTTTATGGACCAACTGGCATGGGAGTTTTAGCTGTTAAAAATGAACTTTTAAATTTTATAAAACCGGTTTTTGTAGATAAAAAATCATCTATAAAAATTAACTTAGATGGTTATTTTGTTTTGCAAGATAGTGGAGAAAAATTTGGAAGTAGATCTTCAAATATTGCAGGATTAATTCAATTAAAAGAATCTTTTATTTTTATTCAAAAAGTTGGTATTGAAAATATTTTTAATAGAATAAAAGAGCTTTCAAATTATTTATATACAAAACTAAATGAAGTTGAAAATATTGAGATTTTTAATAAGCGCGGTTCTTCTTTATATATGTTTAATATTAAAGGTAAAAAAGCAGAAGATATAATTGATTATTTAGCAACTAAAAAAATCATTTTAAGAAGTGCTGTTTTTTGCTGTAATCTTTCGCCAAAATGTAAAGGAACAAAAGCACTAGCTAGAATTTCACTTGGAATGTATAACACTTTTGAGGAAATAGATAAATTTATTGAAGAGTTAAAGAATATAGATTTATAA